The DNA window attcaaagggaaaatatacgaGTTACCGATAAATCTAAATAGTATCCTACAGAAAACCATTCAATGTTTCAAATGGGTAACAATACACATACTGACATAATAAGTGAAAATTTTGATTGGATCCGCAACATTAATTTTCAAGTGATGGTTGACGACCTTTGGATAAGTGAATCTAAATTCAAACGTAACTaactaaaatattgattttaatcaGTTGTATAGCAATTGATTGTTAATGTTTTGCAGATATAAGGAAGACTGaagtaattgtttatttatcgTGTGGAGTTGGCTTTTTTTTCATTCTGAGCTTCAGTATGGCTTGCTTTTACGTTGTTAAAAAATATCGAAATAACCAAAATCTAGGaattaatcaaattaatttaGACAGTGAAACTCAAAGAAGCCCCACTATTTCATCAGAAAGGGGAAGTGGTTACGGATATGCCGAAATCGACGAACTTGAAATGTCTGAATTCATTCTCACACCATCCGAACAACTACATCTAGTACAAGACGACAGCTCAAATGATTCATATGATCAGATCAGTCCACCAAGCAATGACCTTTTAAACCCTTACGAGTCGTTGTTGACTTCCTTGCAGCAGTCGGGGAACGACCAGGATGATTCGGATGAATATAGCCATCCTAATGAAGAGAACAGAGCGTACGACAATCTTTACCAACCCATACGATTCAATCGACAGGACGAGTTCAGACAATATGCTAGTTGTTCAAGTGTACACTATTTTGAAGTCCTGGACGAGCCAGAAGGAAAAGAAAATGATGCACGTATAAGGGAAGACAGTAAACGGTTAAGAAAAACTTGGTAGGAAACACATTGAAAAAACAGTTCAATAGCTGTTTTATATATGCATACATAAATGCGAAATGTGATTAATACTACGTACTCTATAAAATGTTCTACTTTCCTGTTTTGGAAATTATGATTTGAGATGTGCAATGCATGTATGTGAAAGCTTTCAAGTTTTTAAACAGCTGTcattaaagttttattgtttattaaataatttctcAACCATTATTTCCAAAGCATCTTAGCAAATGTTTTAGGTTTTATTAATTTCTCAACCATTATTTCCAAAGCATCTTAGCAAATGTTTTAGGTTTTATTAATTTCTCAACCACTATTTCCAAAGCATCTTAGCAAATGTTTTAGGTTTTATTAATTTCTCAACCATTATTTCCAAAGCATCTTAGCAAATGTTTTAGGTTTTATTAATTTCTCAACCATTATTTCCAAAGCATCTTAGCAAATGTTTTAGGTTTTATTAATTTCTCAACCATTATTTCCAAAGCATCTTAGCAAATGTTTTAggttttttattaatttcttaaCCATTATTTCCAAAGCATCTTAGCAAATGTTTtaggtttttattaatttctcaACCACTATTTCCAAAGCATCTTAGCAAATGTTTTAGGTTTTATTAATTTCTCAACCATTATTTCCAAAGCATCTTAGCAAATGTTTTAGGTTTTATTAATTTCTCAACCATTATTTCCAAAGCATCTTAGCAAATGTTTtaggtttttattaatttctcaACCACTATTTCCAAAGCATCTTAGCAAATGTTTTAGGTTTTATTAATTTCTCAACCATTATTTCCAAAGCATCTTAGCAAATGTTTTAGGTTTTATTAATTTCTCAACCATTATTTTCAAAGCATCTTAGCAAATGTTTtaggtttttattaatttctcaACCACTATTTCCAAAGCATCTTAGCAAATGTTTTAGGTTTTATTAATTTCTCAACCATTATTTCCAAAGCATCTTAGCAAATGTTTTAGGTTTTATTAATTTCTCAACCATTATTTCCAAAGCATCTTAGCAAATGTTTTAGGTTTTATTAATTTCTCAACCATTATTTCCAAAGCATCTTAGCAAATGTTTtaggtttttattaatttctcaACCATTATTTCCAAAGCATCTTAGCAAATGTTTtaggtttttattaatttctcaACCATTATTTCCAAAGCATCTTAGCAAATGTTTTAGGTTTTATTAATTTCTCAACCATTATTTCCAAAGCATCTTAGCAAATGTTTTAGGTTTTATTAATTTCTCAACCACTATTTCCAAAGCATCTTAGCAAATGTTTTAGGTTTTATTAATTTCTCAACCATTATTTCCAAAGCATCTTAGCAAATGTTTTAGGTTTTATTAATTTCTCAACCATTATTTCCAAAGCATCTTAGCAAATGTTTTAGGTTTTATTAATTTCTCAACCATTATTTCCAAAGCATCTTAGCAAATGTTTtaggtttttattaattttcaaccATTATTTCCAAAGCATCTTAGCAAATGTTTtaggtttttattaatttctcaACCATTATTTCCAAAGCATCTTAGCAAATGTTTTAGGTTTTTGttgttcttttatattattgtataatCATAAGACAAACACTCTATATTGTGATCATAAATAGAGTAAATCCATTATATTGCGCATGTTAATCGAAAGATAGCAGAGGGGCAATAAAAACCCAATTCGTTGAATGACACATATTACATGTGCAATATCATGGCCAGCATTTTCAAAGGAAGGGAAAGCAAACCCTACGGAGATTAAGAATACcttattcattttgatattatcTGTAGCTCGAAGGTCAATGAGCTTTTTCCATGTAATGTAATCTGTGGAATCAGAATGAATGTTAATGTATTGTTTGTATGTAGTTGCACCAGAAATGTACTCACCCTTGAATGGAATGATTTAAGGGTGTCAATCTTAAATGTCTTTTTTGACACACtatcagaaattaaagaatagGAATTTGTAAGGCAATATAAAAtagaggatgtggtatgattgccaatgagtcaactatcccaaaaaagaccaaaatgacacaaacattaacaactataggttacagtacggccttcaacaatgagcaacgcccataccgcatagtcagctataaaaggccccgataacacaatgtaaaacagttcaaacgagaatactaacggccttatgtatgtaaaaaacattaacgaaaaaacaaatatgtaatacataaaaaaaaacgacaacgactgaattacagactcctgacttgcgACAGgtgtatacataaataatgtggcggggttaatcatgttagcgggatcccaaccctcccccaaacctgggacagtggtataacagtacaacatacgaacgaactataaaaatcagttgaaaagtgCTTAACTCGTCAGATAGACTAAACATACaatgtttatttagaaaaaaacacattaaaagtaGATACACTTTTGTGCTTccaataattcaaacaaaaagactTATTAGCCAATTTATTACAGATATTTTACCAATTAAGTATTCTTGTAACTCATATAATTGTTATCAATTATAATATGTTTAAGAAGCATAATCTTCATAAGCAACAAATCCTCAAATATAAAGGTTTATCTTACCTGATAAggatttctaggaatatgattggttaaaagtgTCCTCGTGGAGACCGTGAATATTTGATATTAGGTTGgtaaggaggcggggcttatttcatacacggttagtagtgatGTTACGtcccttttaaaacaaaacgttaTTTAGAAAAACTCTAAAAGGTTCCAACAGAGGAAGAAATTGAtaattaagattgaaataaattcataaaacattttaatcttAGAAGTTGTTTTTGTTGGCATTTGTGTCTAGTAGGATCAACGGAAGTAGTGATGCTAACATCATCGAATACTTGCTCGCTTCGATAGATCACTGGTCTCaatttgtataaatcaagattttgatagagtcttaatttgaattgacatgattcatttgtcatcgtgcaattaccgaagaaggatatctgttatccgaaatatcaacatattgttcgttttattgtgtttttggtgatgttgtattctttaagacttgttatatattatattatgtagtgtacagcatcatgtttatatgatccatcgccccgtaagatttatcgttgactatttattcagtcattttatatatatatatatatatatatatatataagagatTTAAACTATGTCAAGGAACTCCTGTCCTCAGTCTtagtctttttttaaaacaggaGCCTAATTGTGTCCTGTTTTGTTTCAGGATTGAcgatatgttttaatttatctatatcattcaagtaaatatatttatttttattaaaaaaatcttatcataattgtccatttatttttcatttgaaaaagaaatgaaactcATCATCTAGTACAACACAATGTGTACAAAGTCTTGAATCTCTGGGAATTTTCCTGTATCTACCAGTTTTTATTAATAAGTAGTGGTCActtattcaaaatttacaaattagttgtctaaattcaaagttttgagaAAGTAGGTATGGTTCAAAGTTATagcttttctttatatttttttaaaagttgaagtATGCTATTCTCTTGTTAATTAAAggttttatcattttcataggagttttctgaattttgtttgtatattagcctattatttttatccttattttggttaacaatttttaaataattttgacttCTGACATGATTTACATAGGAGTACCAAGAATAAATACCTGCATTATGTAAAGTTTTTGCCAAATTTAGTGTCTCTCTCTTAGTAAGAGACTAGTTTCTTCCCTTAATAGTCTATCATGAAAAAGCAGAGTTTGTCTTTATATAAAGCAATCAATAGGGTAGCTGCCTAATTCAGATCGAGCAGCTATATTACAAGAGCATTTTTTTACTCCTAAAGTTAACTTTAACTTTAAAAGAATCTGAGTATGCATTCATATACTATATTTCACTGTTATAAGTTAATATTGGTCTAACGAGTGAGATAAGTAAATGGTTTGACAGGAGTCTGATGAATCGGAttacaatatgtttttatagaatatattactttcatagattttttgGCTAATTCTTGTGCTGGATGAATAAGATTTCCATTCTGACTAATGTTATtacaaagaaatttatttttttcatttcctctTATTTGGACtattataatttaaagaatGGTTAAGATTTTTCCTATTGTTCCTTGTGcttaaaatcaaagttttatgctgtttttacaatttacagtAAACtgttaaggtttatgtacctttctgtagccatttttgtacgaatttttcaaacctcaactgtatcaaaactacaaatATAATGATTAATAGAGACaggccatttagtacatattccaagaggaaacttgatgcaaagcattatttttactgtttctttgcatttgatagaaaaagaggtctttgtggcaaataaatcaagatttttatagggctatctctattattcattatatctatagttttgatacaattgaagtttgcaaagttcgtacaaaaatggctacagaagggtacataaaccttaactTCCACAGTATTGAAACAAATGGTTTAAATTTGCTTGAAGACCCTCTTTAGTTTCAgacattatcaaaatatcatcAGCAAATATGAGGCTTCCAATATTTGTCTGTTCTATTTTCAAGGGATCACAGTCATCCTGTTTAAAAATCTGAGGTagattatttatgaaaatattgaatgaGGTGGGCTAAAAGAATCCCCTTGTCTTACCCCTCTAGTTACTTCAAACCAGTTAGTGAGTTTACCATTAATcatatttgaagattttgtgattgaatacatattttttattacttgaTACATTTTACTGTCAATACCCTTAGACAAAATTGTATATGATAAAGCTGTTCTCCAAATGGGGTTAAATGCTTTACGTAAgccaacaaaacaaatatataatggtttctttttttttaaatttaaatagttattaattaaagttttatagAAATAGACTATCTTTATTTCTTAATCTTGGAAGAAATCAAATTGTTTCCTGGCTAAATTTGTTTtccatatatatgtacatataaaaaagaagatgtggtattattgcctatgagacaactatccacaaaggaccaaaaatgacacaaacatcaacaactataggtaaccgtacggccttcaacaatgagcaaagcccataccgcatagtcatctataagaggtcccgataagacaatgaaaaacaattcaatcaagaaaactaacggcgct is part of the Mytilus trossulus isolate FHL-02 chromosome 13, PNRI_Mtr1.1.1.hap1, whole genome shotgun sequence genome and encodes:
- the LOC134694097 gene encoding uncharacterized protein LOC134694097, with amino-acid sequence MNLFDNLTALSSLWLDNNKITTVEVHLFRGLTALSKLNLRHNRITTLDINLFNNLTALSGLDLGQNQITTLDINLFDKLTALSSLYLDNNPLDCSTCELKKLKKLLRKMTNSTASCDHTPLIDHIFTNCTESVTTEAFQSSVVTDSSERTTESSSDIRKTEVIVYLSCGVGFFFILSFSMACFYVVKKYRNNQNLGINQINLDSETQRSPTISSERGSGYGYAEIDELEMSEFILTPSEQLHLVQDDSSNDSYDQISPPSNDLLNPYESLLTSLQQSGNDQDDSDEYSHPNEENRAYDNLYQPIRFNRQDEFRQYASCSSVHYFEVLDEPEGKENDARIREDSKRLRKTW